The nucleotide sequence GATCGAGCCGGCCAAGGGCTCAAAGCCGGCGAAGACCGTGACCAAGCCCGGCGGCCTCTACATCATCGGCTCCGAGCGCCACGAATCCCGCCGCATTGACAACCAGCTGCGCGGCCGCTCCGGCCGCCAGGGCGATCCCGGCCGCTCGAAGTTCTTCCTGTCGCTGGAAGACGATCTGATGCGGATCTTCGGGTCAGACCGGCTCGACAGCATGCTGACCCGCCTCGGCCTGAAGGAAGGCGAGGCCATCATCCATCCCTGGATCAACAAGGCGCTGGAGAAGGCGCAGCAGAAGGTCGAGGCCCGCAACTTCGACATCCGCAAGAACCTGCTCAAGTTCGACAACGTCCAGAACGACCAGCGCAAGGTGATCTTCGACCAGCGCGTCGAGCTGATGCAGGATGAGAGCGTGGTCGAGACCATCACCGACATGCGCCACGCCTTCATCGACGATCTCGTCGCCAAGCACGTGCCCGAGCATGCCTATGCCGAGCAGTGGGACGTCGTTGGCCTGAAGGACGAGCTGAAGCGCGTGCTCGATCTCGACCTGCCGGTCGAGGACTGGGCCAAGGAAGAGGGCATCGCCGACGAGGAGCTGCTCAAGCGCATCGAGACCCAGGCCGACGAGCGCATGGCCGCCAAGGTCGCGCAATGGGGCCCCGACGTGATGCGCTACGTCGAGAAGACGATCCTGCTGCAGACGCTGGATCATCTCTGGCGCGAGCATCTGGTGATGCTCGACCATCTGCGCCAGGTCATCGGCCTGCGCGGCTACGGCCAGCGCGATCCGTTGCAGGAGTACAAGTCGGAAGCCTTCACGCTGTTCGAAGCGATGATCGCTCACTTGCGCGAGGCGGTCACCGCGCAGCTGATGCGCGTCGAGATCGTGCCGCCCGAGGAGCAGCAGCCGGTGCTGCCGCCGATGCAGGCGCACCACGCCGATCCGACCACCGGTGAGGACGAGATGGCCTTCGCCAACGTCTCCCTGGTGCCGTCCTCCGGCGCTGCGCCGGTCCCGGCCGAAGCGCGCAATCCGAACGACCCCACGACGTGGGGCAAGGTCGGCCGCAACGAGGACTGCCCCTGCGGGTCAGGCAAGAAGTACAAGCACTGCCACGGCCGCTACGCGTAAGCGCAGCCGGGCTCTTTGTAGCTGCTGTAGGGTGGGCAAAGCAGCCGCCGCAAGGCCGCAGCGTGCCCACCGTCGATCGCCAACCTCGCAGCAAGTTGGTGGGCACGGCGCCACGACGACCGTGTTCGCGGGAAGATCAGCGGCCCGCCTTTGCCCACCCTACGGCAGCTGCGTTCGCAGGAACGACACCGAGGGTGGATCAGGCAGCTAATCGTCAATGCGAGCGTCAGCGAAGCAATCCAGAGTCCCGCCCACGCCCCTGGATTGCTTCGCTGACGCTCGCAATGACGTTGTTGGCCGAGCTGCGCGCCAAAACCACCGCTGTCATCCCGGCGAACGCCGGGATCCATAACCACAGGATGGTGTGGTGACGCAGGCTGGTCGCTCCAGCGTGCCTGCCCATGTTTGCCGCGGAGTATGGGTCCCGGGTCGGCGCACATCGGCGCGATGCGCCGAGGTGCTTGCCCGGGACGACAGCGAGGGTGGGTCAGGCCGCCTTGGTTTTCATGCAGCCTTGGCTGCGTCGACCTGTGCGCCTTCCGCAATCGTCCGCGGCGCCGTGTTGAGCTGCTCGATCGCAAAGCCCGCGGCCTTCTTGTAGTTGGCCATGAACGCATCGCGCTCCGCGGGCGACACCACCTCGTCAATGTCCGTGAACTTGCCGCCGCAGCGCTCGTCGACCAGATTGAGCAACCCGAACGGCCCCGCGCCGCGATTGCGCAGGATGACCGCCGAAATTGGCCCGCACAGCTTCTCGTCATACGCCGCCAGCGCCGCCGGCGTCACGCCGTGGGCCAGCAGCATGGTGCCGAGCATGCGGGCGTCGACGATCGCCTGGCTCGCGCCGTTGCTGCCGGTCGGATACATCGCATGCGCGGCGTCGCCCATCAGCGCGACGGGGCCGTCCACCCAGGTGGAGACCGGATCGCGGTCGATCATCGGGTTCTCATAGGCGCCGTCGGCGCCGGCGATCAGCGCGGGGACGTCGAGCCAGTCGTAGGTCCAGCCGGCGAAATGATGCGCGAACTCGCTCACCGGGACTTGGCGGAACCAGCCGGTCTGCTTCCAGCCCTCGGTGTTGTCCATCGTGACTTCCGCGATCCAGTTGATCAGCGCCAGTCCCGTTTTCGGATCGGGATGCGAGATCGGATAGACCACGACGCGGTGGCGATGGGTGCCGAGCCCAACGAAGGACGATCCGGTGCGCATCGGCTTCGCCCAGGTCACCCCGCGCCACATCACCGCGCCGCCCCAATGGATCGGCGGCTGGTTGGGGTGCATCTGCGCGCGTACTGCCGAATGGATGCCGTCGGCGCCGATCAGCAGCCGTCCGCGCTGCTCGGACCGCGAGCCATCGGGATGCTCGATGCGCGCCGTCACCGTGCCGTCCGCGTTCTTCTCATAGCCGCTTACGCGGCTGCCGAGCCGCACCGTCTGGGCGCCTGCACGCTGCACCAGCCGGCCGTACAGCAGCATATGCAGCTTGCCGCGATGCACGGCATATTGCGGCCAGTTGTAGCCGGCGAGCAGGCCGCGCGGCTCGGAATAGATGTCGTTACCGTTCAGCCCGACCAGCGCCCATTCCTTCGCAGGCACGCCGACCTGGTCGAGATCATCAGGCCCGATGCCGAGGTCATAGAGCTCGCGCACCGCATTGGGCTGCAGGTTGATGCCGACCCCGAGCGGCCGCATCTCGCGCACGCTCTCATAGACCACGCAGGGCACGCCGATCTGCTGCAGGGTGAGCGCGGTCGCGAGGCCACCAATGCCGCCGCCGGCGATGAGGACAGGGAAGTCGGTCATGAGCAGGTCCGTCGCACGTAGACTCGAAAGCAGAACTCGAAAGCAGGTCAAGGGAATGCATGCACGGCGCTCGCTGCGCGTGCGGATCGCCTCCCCTTCGATCCCCGGCCAGCTTGTCGGCTGGTCTGATGGTTAAGGCCTAGTTCAGAAGGCCAGCGGAGACAAGGGGGATGGGCTGCTCGCAATCCTTCGGTAGCTTGGTTCCATCCGCATTCACGCTGATTGTTCAATCGCGAGATCACGCCGCAGCTGTCTGGTCATGAAAAGGCTGAGCGGATCGGCTCTGTATGGGCCAAAAGGCCCGCAATCCTGATAGCCGAAGCTGCGATAGAGCTGGATCGCCTGCGGCTGTCTGATGCCGACTTCGAGACTGATGCGGTCGATCCCGCGGGTTCGGGCTTCGTCTTCCAGAGCCGTGACCAGCTTGCGTCCGAGCCCGCAGCCGCGTGCCGCTTCGCGCACGAACAGCCGCTTGATCTCAGCATGTCCCGGAGCAATCGGCCGAAGGGTGACGGAGCCGAGCAGCGATCCGTCGCGCCGCGCGCCGAGAACGACGACTCCGTTCGCCGAGAGTGCTTTGGTGCCGACAGGGTGCCGCTTTTGAGCAGGATAAAGCGTTTGCAGATAGCCGTCGCCTCCACCATCAGGGCGGCCACGTCAGGCTGGCCTGCATCTTCGACCGCGATGGTGATGTCGGTTTCGTTCATCTGGACAGAACCGAACGGAGCGCACCTTGGCGCCATGATGTCAGAACGTCACCGTCGCGATCAAATGCCGGACAGGCTTCACTCCATCACCACCTCGTGCCGGATCACGAACGGCGCCAGCAGCGTATGGACCTCGTTCTCGATCGCCTCGCGTTGCTCCGCCGGCACGTTGCGGAGGGTGACCGTGGCGAGGCTGCCATGGCTGCCGTGGGCGCCGACCTTGACGCTGCAATCGACGCCGCGGCCGGTCAGTTGCGACAGCACCTTGGCAAACACGCGCGTCGCGGCGTCCCAGCGCAGCTGCGGCTTGAACACCTTGCCCACGCCGGTCACCGGCATCGGATCGATCGGGATGATCTGCACCGGCACTGCGGCGCGCTCCGGCGTGCGCGCGCGCACCCAATCCTCGAGTTCGCCGGGCTGCACGGAGGCACCCGGCTTCAGCTGCACATAGCCGATCGGCAGCTCGCCCGCGTAGGCGTCGGGCTGGCCGACCACCGCGGCGAAGCCGACGGCGGGGTGCTGGAACAGGATCTCCTCGATCGGCGCCGGGTCGATGTTGTGGCCACCGCGGATGACGAGGTCCTTGGCGCGACCGGTGATCCACAGGAAGCCGTCGGCATCGAGACGGCCGAGATCGCCGGAATTCACCCAATGGCCGTCGACGAAGGCGCCCTTGTTGTGAGCGTCATCAAGATAGCCGGAGAACACGCCAGGCCCGGCCATGATGACCACGCCGATCTCGTCCACGGCACAGTCGCGCTCGTAGCGGCCGTCGGCATCGAGCTTGACGATGCGCACCTTGGCGTAGGGCAGCGGCAGGCCGACCGAGCCGAGGCGGATCGGCTGGTCCGCATAGGCCATGGTGTGGACGCTCGCGGTCTCGGTCATGCCGTAGACCTCGAGCACGGGCAGTCTCAGCTTGTCCATGATCGCCTGGCCGACGGCGACCGGAATCGCAGAGCCGCCGCCGGCCGCATATCGCAGGCTGGAGATATCGGCGCTGCCTTGGGGCACCGCCAGGGTTGCCGCGAGCACCGTCGGCACGCTCGACAGCGTCTCCGGCTTGAACCGCTCGACCAGGCCCCAGATGTTGCGCACGGCATTCGGATTGCGCCAGCCCGCGCCGGAGAGCACCACGAGGCTGCCGCCCGCGGACAGCGTCTGCAACGCCTGCGTCAGCGAGCCGCCGACATGAAACAGCGGCATGCCGAACAGCAGCGTACCGCCGGGCTTCGCCTTCAGGAGAAGGTTGACGCCCCACGCCTGATAAACCTGGTTGCCATGGCTGTGCCGCACCAGCTTCGGCGTACCGGTGGTGCCGCCGGTGTGGAAATAGGCCGCGGTGTCGCCGGCCTTGATCCGCCGGCCGCTGACGAGGTGATCGCCAGGCTGCGGCTTGATCAAGTCGTTGAAGGCGTGGATGCCGTTGGCCGGATCACCACCGCCACCATAGACCTGCACGATTGCCTTGAGGTGTTTCAGGCTGCCGCGCACCTTCTCGACCTTCTGCCAAATGTCGGTGCCGGGCAGGGGGCCGAGCGCCACCAGCACCTTGGTCTTGGCGGCGTCGAGAATCTCGGCGATCTGGTGCGGCTCGAGCAGCGGATTGACCGGGTTGGCGATGCCCGCGGCTTCCGCGCCGAACAGCGTGACGAACGCTTCGGGCACCAGAGGCAGCATGAAGCTGACGACGTCGTCGGGGCCGACGCCGAGCGCATGAAACATGTTCGCGGCCTGCGTCACCTTCGCAATGAAATCGCGATAGGTGATGACGACCGGCGTATCGGCGGGATCGGCATTCTGCAGAAACTGGATCGCCGGCGCATCCGGATTCGCAGACGCCCCGCATTTCAGCGCCTCGTAGGTGCTCTCAGCGGCGATGCGTTCGCCGTAAGGCGTCTGCTCGAAGGCGCGGATGTCAGCCGTGCTGGCGAATGTCGGATAATCGCTGCCGATGGCGCGATCGAGCAGATGAATGCCCTTGGGAATACCCATGGCCTGTCCTCCCAGTGTCGTGTCCTCGTCCGGCCTGATTCAGCCGGTGATCGCGCGCGGGCTCTGTGGCCCGTTCGTCGCGATCGTCAAAAGACAGGATGAGGGAGAATCCGTCTTGCGTCTATCCCGGCTTTGCCGGGCAGGCGAACCCATTTGCCGCAGCCGCACTGCCGTAGGGTGGGCTAAGGCGCGTCCACCGGTGCTGCTCCGCGCCATTCAGCTGACGCGCCGTGCCCACCGTCGATCAACGCGCGAGCTCCGCAATGGTGGGCACGTCGCGCGCGCCAGTCTTTACATCACAGCCGCCGCGGGCGCGCCTTTGCCCACCCTACGGCCCCCGCCGCTTCCGCGTCATTGCGAGCGTAGCGAAGCAATCCAGGGCCCCGCCTACCATGCTGGATTGCTTCGAGGAGCCGGTCATCGGGCCGCGCTTCGCGCGGACCCGTTGGCTCGCAATGACGGGAGGATAGAGCTCGGAACTGAATGTCCGCAGCGTCGCAGCAAGGCAATGCTCAGCTCGCCGCGTCGATCAAATTTTCCAGCAGCCGCTTCAGCTCACCCGTGGCCTTGTCGCCGTAGTTCTCCAGGATGTGCGCCTCCTGGCTGGCGGCGAGCGAGTTCAGGCGCTTGCACAGCGCCTTGCCGCGGTCGCTGATGAACATCAGCACCTTGCGGCGATCGTGGGCGTCCTGGCGGCGGTAGACCAGCGAGTCCGACACCATGCGGTCGATCATCTTGGTCAGGGTCGGATGGTTCAGCAGCACGGCCTCGGCGAGGTCGCCCATCGAATGCCCCTCGCCGTCGGAGAGCACCTTCAGGATGCGCCACTGTTCGACGGGTACGCCCTCCGTGCTCAGGCGCGATTCCAGCTGCCGGTTGATCTCCCGGTTGGCCTGCGCGAGCAGATAAGCGAGATGTTCGGTGAGAGGCGTGTTGGGATTTGGCGATTTGGCCACGATGAACTTCGCTTGCGGTCCCGATTTGAATGATTGTCCGGCAGTTGCTGCCCGATCTATATGCATTCGAATTCTTGAACATTCAACATTTTCGAATAGGATATTTGCCGAACGCGTGCTGATTTTGACGGCGTGAGACCACAGGCCCACACTGGGCCCCTCACGGCCGCGGCCAAGGAGTGGGTGTGCTCTCGACGGGATCTGTCACGGCCGGGCACTGCAGCCTGCCGCCCTCCCTGCTGTTCAGGAGCCCGCCCAAGCGGGTTGGCCTGCCGGCGCTCGCTCCCTTCGATCCCGATCGCTTTGCGCGGCGCGGCCGCCACAACAAGCTGCGCATCGGCAACTTCATCACCTTCTCCGGCTCGCCCGGAATCTGGGGGCCGGCGGCGACCAACAGCGCGCTGCTTGCGGTGTCCGAGATCAATCGCTGCGGCGGCATCCTCGGCCGCGAGATCGAATTGTCGTTCTACGATTCCGGCGGTCCGGTCGAGGAGGTGGTCGCGCGCGCCAGGGACGCGCTCGATTTCGACGACATCGACGTCGTGATGGGCTCGCATATCAGCGCCGTCCGGCTGGCGCTGCGCCGGCTGACGCGCGGCCGTATCCCTTATGTGTATACGCCCGTCTATGAAGGCGGTGAGCGCACGCCGGGCGTGATGGCGATCGGCGAGACGCCGCACAGCCAGACCCGGCCTGCGATCCATTGGCTGGCGGAGAACAAGGGCGCCAAGCGCTGGTACCTGATCGGCAGCGACTATGTCTGGCCGTGGCAGTCGCACCGCTCCACCAAGACCTACATCACCGAGGCCGGCGGCCAGGTGGTCGGCGAGGAATTCGTCCCCGTCGGCGAGGATGATCACGAGGCGCATCTGGCGCGCATCCGTGCCGCGCGTCCCGACGTGGTGCTGATCTCGCTGATCGGCACCGACAGCATCACCTTCAATCGCGCGTTCAGCGAATCCGGCCTCGCCGCGACGACGTTGCGGCTTGCCGGCGCGGTCGACGAGACCGTGCTGCTCGGCATCGGTGCCGACAACACCGAGAACCTCTATTCCGCGTCCGGCTATTTCA is from Bradyrhizobium sp. ORS 285 and encodes:
- a CDS encoding MarR family winged helix-turn-helix transcriptional regulator gives rise to the protein MAKSPNPNTPLTEHLAYLLAQANREINRQLESRLSTEGVPVEQWRILKVLSDGEGHSMGDLAEAVLLNHPTLTKMIDRMVSDSLVYRRQDAHDRRKVLMFISDRGKALCKRLNSLAASQEAHILENYGDKATGELKRLLENLIDAAS
- a CDS encoding acyl-CoA synthetase, yielding MGIPKGIHLLDRAIGSDYPTFASTADIRAFEQTPYGERIAAESTYEALKCGASANPDAPAIQFLQNADPADTPVVITYRDFIAKVTQAANMFHALGVGPDDVVSFMLPLVPEAFVTLFGAEAAGIANPVNPLLEPHQIAEILDAAKTKVLVALGPLPGTDIWQKVEKVRGSLKHLKAIVQVYGGGGDPANGIHAFNDLIKPQPGDHLVSGRRIKAGDTAAYFHTGGTTGTPKLVRHSHGNQVYQAWGVNLLLKAKPGGTLLFGMPLFHVGGSLTQALQTLSAGGSLVVLSGAGWRNPNAVRNIWGLVERFKPETLSSVPTVLAATLAVPQGSADISSLRYAAGGGSAIPVAVGQAIMDKLRLPVLEVYGMTETASVHTMAYADQPIRLGSVGLPLPYAKVRIVKLDADGRYERDCAVDEIGVVIMAGPGVFSGYLDDAHNKGAFVDGHWVNSGDLGRLDADGFLWITGRAKDLVIRGGHNIDPAPIEEILFQHPAVGFAAVVGQPDAYAGELPIGYVQLKPGASVQPGELEDWVRARTPERAAVPVQIIPIDPMPVTGVGKVFKPQLRWDAATRVFAKVLSQLTGRGVDCSVKVGAHGSHGSLATVTLRNVPAEQREAIENEVHTLLAPFVIRHEVVME
- a CDS encoding GNAT family N-acetyltransferase yields the protein MQTLYPAQKRHPVGTKALSANGVVVLGARRDGSLLGSVTLRPIAPGHAEIKRLFVREAARGCGLGRKLVTALEDEARTRGIDRISLEVGIRQPQAIQLYRSFGYQDCGPFGPYRADPLSLFMTRQLRRDLAIEQSA
- a CDS encoding substrate-binding domain-containing protein; amino-acid sequence: MLSTGSVTAGHCSLPPSLLFRSPPKRVGLPALAPFDPDRFARRGRHNKLRIGNFITFSGSPGIWGPAATNSALLAVSEINRCGGILGREIELSFYDSGGPVEEVVARARDALDFDDIDVVMGSHISAVRLALRRLTRGRIPYVYTPVYEGGERTPGVMAIGETPHSQTRPAIHWLAENKGAKRWYLIGSDYVWPWQSHRSTKTYITEAGGQVVGEEFVPVGEDDHEAHLARIRAARPDVVLISLIGTDSITFNRAFSESGLAATTLRLAGAVDETVLLGIGADNTENLYSASGYFSCIGSKANDDFMSRYSAMFGTEAPPVGSVGQSNYEGLRFLKAAAERAGALSLRPLATTGRNIVYSGPRGDVAIRHGRASMAMHLAEADGLDFRILRTF
- a CDS encoding flavin-dependent oxidoreductase; this translates as MTDFPVLIAGGGIGGLATALTLQQIGVPCVVYESVREMRPLGVGINLQPNAVRELYDLGIGPDDLDQVGVPAKEWALVGLNGNDIYSEPRGLLAGYNWPQYAVHRGKLHMLLYGRLVQRAGAQTVRLGSRVSGYEKNADGTVTARIEHPDGSRSEQRGRLLIGADGIHSAVRAQMHPNQPPIHWGGAVMWRGVTWAKPMRTGSSFVGLGTHRHRVVVYPISHPDPKTGLALINWIAEVTMDNTEGWKQTGWFRQVPVSEFAHHFAGWTYDWLDVPALIAGADGAYENPMIDRDPVSTWVDGPVALMGDAAHAMYPTGSNGASQAIVDARMLGTMLLAHGVTPAALAAYDEKLCGPISAVILRNRGAGPFGLLNLVDERCGGKFTDIDEVVSPAERDAFMANYKKAAGFAIEQLNTAPRTIAEGAQVDAAKAA